Proteins from a single region of bacterium BMS3Abin14:
- a CDS encoding blue-light-activated protein — MSWGWCCFGAGIEYWGSFAMDKKIEKHPAGEPGSRPGFSDVDLESPEKKFLMLAKFSPIGLFLDDPQGHCIYINPRGSEILGLSPEEALSLDWAPFIHPDDRERVVTEWNRAVENRGVFHQEYRWVHPDGTVVHTHELFYPVIGAAGDVEVFVGTLMDITRRKATEERAERLQRLYRATTRINHAVVQLRDPLKLFREMCRLAVEEGGFQMVWVGMPDEKKEFVKIVASSDTTTEHLEQVNIALDEGPRGQGPTGTALREGRPVICNRIASDPKMAPWRGNALRHGFGSSAAFPLEAQDKIRWIVNFYADEPDFFNDEEVELLVDVVGNISLALERAGRDVEIETLNECLLRAQRFAGLGFIDWDLKTDEAVLSDEIYHIFGIEKGTMRATQKLVANAVHPDDQKRVREGLGKTVRGESEYDEEHRIVRPDGSERWVRAQAVPVVRDENGKPETLFGTVLDITERKETEARNVVVEEQLLQAQKMESVGRLAGGVAHDFNNMLTVITGLTEMALSKLDHSHPLFRTLTQVCEAASRSADLTRQLLAFSRQQVISPRSLDLNLKIGDTVGFLRKLVGENIGFTHIPGDSLWTVNLDPVQFDQILTNLAINSRDAIQDTGEIIIETSNISLDESYSDSRPDFSPGDYVMMAFTDNGFGMTKEVMGKIFEPFFTTKERGSGTGLGLATVYGIVRQNDGFINVYSEVGKGTTFRIYFPRFESAPEAIGETVEPELITGNETILVVEDEELILEFIKEALGTYGYHILGAGSPEDAIELCEKQETGIDLLLTDVVMPSMNGKELADRVKAFFPGIGTIFMSGYTVDVVAHRSILEKGVNFVQKPFNLETLGRTIREVLDSPA; from the coding sequence GCCCCGAAAAAAAATTCCTGATGCTCGCGAAGTTCTCACCGATAGGCCTTTTTCTGGATGATCCCCAGGGACATTGCATCTACATCAATCCAAGAGGCTCCGAAATATTAGGGCTGTCGCCGGAAGAGGCCCTCTCTCTTGACTGGGCTCCGTTCATTCACCCCGATGACCGCGAGCGGGTGGTAACGGAGTGGAACAGGGCCGTGGAGAATCGCGGTGTGTTTCACCAGGAATACCGATGGGTCCACCCCGACGGTACAGTTGTCCATACACACGAACTCTTTTATCCGGTCATCGGGGCCGCCGGGGACGTTGAAGTTTTCGTTGGGACCCTCATGGACATTACCAGACGCAAGGCCACTGAAGAGCGGGCTGAAAGGCTTCAAAGGCTCTACCGTGCGACAACCCGGATCAACCATGCCGTTGTCCAACTCCGGGACCCCCTGAAGCTTTTCCGGGAGATGTGTCGCCTTGCTGTTGAGGAGGGCGGTTTTCAGATGGTCTGGGTCGGAATGCCAGACGAGAAAAAGGAGTTCGTCAAGATCGTCGCCTCCTCGGACACCACAACTGAACACCTTGAACAGGTCAATATCGCCCTCGACGAAGGGCCCCGGGGACAAGGTCCCACCGGGACGGCCCTGAGGGAAGGGCGCCCTGTGATCTGCAACCGGATCGCATCCGATCCTAAAATGGCACCCTGGAGGGGTAATGCCTTGCGGCATGGCTTCGGCTCCTCGGCGGCATTCCCCCTGGAGGCACAGGACAAGATTCGATGGATTGTCAACTTTTATGCCGATGAGCCGGACTTTTTCAACGATGAGGAGGTTGAACTGCTGGTTGACGTTGTTGGAAACATCTCCCTTGCCCTTGAACGTGCCGGAAGGGATGTGGAGATCGAGACACTCAACGAATGCCTCCTCCGGGCACAGCGATTTGCCGGGCTTGGGTTTATTGACTGGGATCTGAAAACTGACGAGGCTGTTCTTTCGGACGAGATCTACCACATCTTCGGGATCGAGAAGGGTACGATGAGGGCCACTCAGAAACTGGTTGCAAACGCCGTTCACCCGGACGATCAAAAACGCGTTCGGGAGGGACTCGGAAAAACGGTCAGGGGTGAAAGTGAATACGACGAAGAACACCGAATTGTGCGGCCCGACGGCAGCGAGCGCTGGGTCAGGGCACAGGCCGTACCGGTTGTCCGGGACGAAAACGGAAAACCGGAGACCCTTTTCGGCACAGTTCTCGACATAACCGAAAGGAAGGAGACCGAGGCCAGAAATGTTGTCGTTGAGGAGCAGCTGCTCCAGGCCCAGAAGATGGAATCGGTGGGCCGTCTCGCCGGAGGGGTGGCTCACGATTTTAACAACATGCTGACTGTGATCACCGGCCTCACGGAAATGGCCCTCTCCAAACTGGATCATTCCCACCCCCTTTTCAGGACTCTTACCCAGGTTTGTGAGGCGGCCAGTCGATCTGCGGATCTTACCAGGCAGCTGCTGGCATTTTCCAGACAACAGGTCATATCCCCCCGTTCCCTCGACCTGAATCTGAAAATCGGGGACACTGTCGGGTTTCTCCGGAAACTTGTCGGTGAGAACATAGGTTTTACCCATATTCCAGGCGACAGCCTCTGGACGGTCAACCTCGACCCGGTCCAGTTTGACCAGATATTGACAAATCTGGCCATCAACAGCCGGGATGCCATCCAGGATACTGGAGAGATCATAATTGAAACGAGCAACATTTCTCTTGACGAATCCTATTCCGACAGCAGGCCTGATTTCTCCCCCGGAGACTACGTGATGATGGCCTTCACTGACAACGGATTCGGCATGACCAAGGAGGTCATGGGGAAAATATTCGAGCCCTTCTTTACCACGAAGGAACGCGGATCCGGTACCGGCCTGGGCTTGGCAACCGTTTACGGGATCGTCAGGCAGAACGACGGATTCATCAATGTCTACTCCGAGGTGGGCAAGGGAACAACGTTCAGGATCTACTTCCCCAGGTTTGAGTCGGCTCCCGAGGCCATCGGGGAGACTGTCGAGCCGGAATTAATAACCGGGAATGAAACCATCCTGGTCGTCGAGGACGAAGAACTGATACTTGAATTCATAAAGGAAGCCCTGGGAACGTACGGGTACCACATCCTGGGCGCCGGTAGCCCCGAAGACGCAATTGAACTTTGCGAAAAACAGGAGACCGGAATAGACCTTCTTCTCACGGATGTCGTCATGCCCTCGATGAACGGGAAGGAACTTGCGGATAGGGTAAAAGCCTTTTTCCCCGGGATCGGGACAATCTTCATGTCAGGCTACACGGTCGACGTCGTGGCCCATCGGTCGATTCTGGAGAAGGGGGTTAACTTTGTTCAAAAGCCTTTTAATTTGGAAACTTTGGGAAGAACCATCCGGGAGGTCCTGGATTCACCGGCCTGA